The following are from one region of the Nocardia terpenica genome:
- a CDS encoding sugar phosphate isomerase/epimerase family protein — MGLSTASVYPENTEAAFRYAAELGYDGIELMVWAEPASQSIATVQGYVHRYGVPVLAIHAPCLLISQRVWGADPVAKLERSVHTAEALGAATVVVHPPFRWQRRYADGFADQVAELEENGPVAVAVENMFPMRADSLFGRGGGAARRLERRGGPGLSVTAFSPSYDPTDTGFRHYTLDLSHTATAGTDPLALAARMGSGLTHLHLADGRGAAHDEHLVPGEGTQPCAQVCAALLDNGFRGQAVVEVNTQNARTTLDRAAMLHRALTFARTHLDNLRPAPAPTGAHHRA, encoded by the coding sequence GTGGGGCTGTCGACGGCCTCGGTGTACCCGGAGAACACCGAGGCCGCCTTCCGATACGCGGCCGAATTGGGTTACGACGGCATCGAATTGATGGTCTGGGCCGAGCCCGCCAGCCAGAGCATCGCCACCGTGCAGGGCTACGTGCACCGCTACGGCGTACCCGTGCTGGCGATCCACGCGCCGTGCCTGCTCATCTCGCAGCGGGTCTGGGGCGCGGATCCGGTCGCGAAACTGGAGCGCAGCGTGCACACCGCCGAGGCGCTGGGCGCGGCGACCGTGGTGGTGCATCCGCCGTTTCGCTGGCAGCGCCGCTACGCCGACGGTTTCGCCGACCAGGTCGCCGAGCTCGAGGAGAACGGCCCGGTGGCGGTGGCGGTCGAGAATATGTTCCCGATGCGCGCCGACTCCCTGTTCGGCCGCGGCGGGGGTGCGGCCCGGCGGCTGGAACGCCGTGGCGGCCCGGGCCTTTCGGTCACCGCGTTCAGCCCGTCCTACGACCCCACCGACACCGGATTCCGGCACTACACCCTGGACCTGTCGCACACCGCCACCGCCGGAACCGATCCGCTGGCCCTGGCCGCGCGCATGGGCAGCGGCCTGACGCACCTGCATCTGGCCGACGGCCGCGGCGCCGCGCACGACGAGCATCTGGTGCCGGGCGAGGGCACGCAGCCCTGCGCGCAGGTCTGCGCGGCCCTGCTGGACAACGGTTTCCGCGGGCAGGCGGTGGTCGAGGTGAACACCCAGAACGCCCGCACCACGCTGGATAGGGCGGCCATGCTGCACCGGGCGCTCACCTTCGCCCGCACCCACCTCGACAACCTGCGCCCCGCGCCGGCGCCGACCGGAGCCCACCACCGGGCCTGA